In Shewanella sp. VB17, a single genomic region encodes these proteins:
- the fdx gene encoding ISC system 2Fe-2S type ferredoxin → MPQIVFLPHEELCPDGAVVEAAEGETVLNVALRNGIHIEHACEKSCACTTCHVIIREGFDVLEQSDELEDDMLDKAWGLEPESRLSCQSRVPSTDLVVDIPKYTINMVSEGH, encoded by the coding sequence ATGCCACAAATAGTATTCCTACCTCACGAAGAGTTGTGTCCAGATGGCGCTGTAGTTGAAGCGGCAGAAGGTGAAACGGTATTAAATGTTGCTCTACGCAATGGTATTCACATAGAACATGCGTGTGAGAAATCTTGTGCATGCACAACATGCCATGTGATCATAAGAGAAGGGTTTGATGTACTTGAACAAAGTGATGAATTAGAAGATGACATGCTAGATAAAGCATGGGGCCTGGAGCCTGAGAGCCGTCTTTCATGTCAGTCACGGGTACCAAGTACTGATCTTGTTGTCGATATTCCTAAGTACACCATCAATATGGTGAGTGAAGGGCATTAG
- the hscB gene encoding co-chaperone HscB gives MNYFELFSLTPTYHIDTVLLAERYRELQKTVHPDKFANASEQDKRIAVQRAAHVNDGFTTLKDPLLRAEYMLSLHGIEMRHESTTIKDTQFLMQQIEWREALEDIADSTDVDVCISQLNESFSTYAKHIETELSDLLSSLSDDDLCKATDLVRKLKFMVKLRTELERIEDALFD, from the coding sequence ATGAACTATTTTGAGTTGTTTAGTTTGACGCCAACCTATCATATCGACACTGTCTTACTTGCAGAACGCTATCGCGAACTGCAAAAGACGGTTCATCCCGACAAGTTTGCGAATGCGAGTGAGCAAGATAAGCGTATTGCAGTCCAACGGGCTGCGCATGTTAACGATGGATTCACGACATTAAAGGATCCATTATTAAGGGCGGAATACATGCTTAGCTTACACGGTATAGAAATGAGGCATGAGTCGACAACGATTAAAGATACTCAGTTTTTGATGCAGCAGATAGAATGGCGCGAAGCGCTTGAAGATATTGCTGACAGCACGGATGTGGATGTGTGTATCTCGCAATTGAATGAATCATTTAGTACCTATGCTAAGCATATCGAAACAGAGTTGAGTGACTTACTATCTAGTCTTTCTGATGATGATTTATGTAAAGCCACCGATCTTGTTCGTAAGCTTAAATTTATGGTGAAGCTACGCACTGAGCTTGAACGTATCGAAGATGCGTTATTTGACTAA
- the ltrA gene encoding group II intron reverse transcriptase/maturase, translating into MRVYHSLYGQLLSKEKLYKGFRRVWKAKGAAGIDRQSLSDFASNLSDNLDQLLHELSTKQYQAQPVRRVEIPKEDGGVRLLGIPTIRDRVVQQPLNDLLSPIFEEQFHPSSYGYRPRRSCHDAINKATLFMRRYELKHVVDMDLSKCFDKLDHGLILSSIEKRVSDGSVLKLLVQFLKSGVMVDGHKQATEVGSPQGGVISPLIANIYLDAFDQEMKKRGHRIVRYADDILILCRSRAGAENALKQAKKILEVELKLEVNSRKTHIADSNEGVKFFRSGDR; encoded by the coding sequence ATGCGAGTTTATCACAGTTTATACGGGCAACTTCTGAGTAAAGAGAAGCTGTATAAAGGATTTAGAAGAGTGTGGAAAGCCAAAGGCGCGGCCGGCATAGACAGGCAGAGCCTAAGCGACTTCGCCTCAAATCTGAGTGATAACCTCGATCAACTTCTTCATGAACTCAGCACTAAGCAATATCAAGCTCAGCCAGTCAGGCGGGTTGAGATCCCCAAAGAGGATGGCGGCGTGAGATTGCTTGGTATTCCAACTATTAGGGATAGAGTCGTTCAACAACCCCTAAACGATCTACTTAGCCCCATCTTTGAAGAGCAATTTCACCCGTCAAGCTACGGCTATAGGCCAAGGCGAAGTTGTCACGATGCGATCAACAAAGCGACATTGTTTATGCGTCGGTACGAGCTTAAACATGTAGTGGATATGGACTTGTCAAAGTGTTTCGATAAATTAGACCACGGGCTAATCTTATCAAGCATCGAAAAGCGAGTTAGTGATGGTAGCGTGCTAAAGCTGCTCGTTCAGTTTTTGAAAAGTGGTGTGATGGTAGATGGGCACAAGCAAGCGACAGAAGTAGGGAGTCCGCAAGGTGGTGTAATAAGCCCACTGATAGCGAATATCTATCTGGATGCGTTTGATCAAGAGATGAAAAAACGGGGTCACAGAATAGTGCGCTACGCAGACGATATCTTGATTTTATGTCGCAGCCGAGCAGGGGCAGAAAATGCACTCAAGCAGGCGAAGAAGATACTGGAAGTCGAGTTAAAGCTTGAGGTAAACTCGCGTAAAACCCACATAGCAGACAGCAATGAAGGTGTGAAGTTTTTTAGGAGTGGAGATAGGTAG
- a CDS encoding group II intron maturase-specific domain-containing protein, translating into MTKRNGGKPLSEVIKAVNPILRGFSQYFRIANANREFEKIASWLRRRLRSVQLKLWKTPQRLHRRLKQMGYKPPFKSIKMNSWRNSQSPLANYALPNKWFDSSGLVNLGHVKTGYVFSAKLS; encoded by the coding sequence ATGACAAAGCGCAATGGTGGTAAACCATTAAGCGAAGTGATCAAAGCGGTGAATCCTATTTTAAGAGGGTTCAGTCAGTATTTTCGGATAGCGAATGCGAATAGGGAGTTCGAGAAAATAGCAAGCTGGCTAAGGCGTAGGTTGAGGAGCGTCCAACTGAAGCTGTGGAAAACGCCACAGCGACTTCACAGACGGTTGAAGCAGATGGGGTATAAGCCCCCGTTTAAATCAATCAAGATGAACAGTTGGCGTAACTCACAGAGTCCGTTAGCAAACTATGCGCTGCCCAATAAATGGTTTGATAGCTCAGGGTTAGTGAATCTTGGACATGTAAAAACGGGATATGTGTTCAGCGCAAAGCTGAGTTAA
- the iscU gene encoding Fe-S cluster assembly scaffold IscU, which produces MAYSEKVLDHYENPRNVGSFDKNDPSVVTGMVGAPACGDVMKLQLKIGSDGVIQDAKFKTYGCGSAIASSSLVTEWVKGKTIEEAAEIKNTDIAEELALPPVKIHCSILAEDAIKAAIDDYKSKHAK; this is translated from the coding sequence ATGGCATATAGCGAAAAAGTACTTGATCACTATGAAAACCCACGTAATGTTGGTTCTTTCGATAAAAATGATCCATCAGTTGTTACGGGTATGGTCGGTGCACCAGCTTGTGGTGATGTAATGAAACTTCAACTTAAGATTGGCTCAGATGGCGTGATCCAAGATGCTAAGTTTAAGACATACGGTTGCGGCAGTGCAATAGCCTCAAGTTCGCTTGTCACTGAGTGGGTAAAAGGCAAGACAATTGAAGAAGCTGCTGAGATTAAAAATACGGATATTGCAGAAGAGCTTGCATTGCCACCAGTGAAAATTCACTGTTCTATTTTGGCCGAAGATGCAATTAAAGCCGCTATTGACGATTATAAGTCAAAGCACGCTAAGTAA
- a CDS encoding TonB-dependent receptor, translating to MHKSHLIAKSIRIALIGGVTAATFAAPVVVAAETGIAEVERITVTGSAIKRTDLEGALPITVISRADIDRSGVTNTAELVQQLPSMQGFTTSSDSVGGDGGGTQTASIHNLGEEYTLVLINGRRLAPADSGSSIDVSSIPISAIERVEVLTDGASALYGSDAIAGVVNFIMKENFQGFSVNARYDKPEEDGGSGYDVGFTTGFGDIDTDGFNVMLSYSHNDREQLKATDRDYASSGIIPFNNNDRDLYFFNGSPNAIPANARVRYDTGVVDPVTGDNVINSRTFNPYAAENVNCAVNNSAIGEECFFDYTTTIEIVPESVRDSVFLSGQVELTDDLRLFADASVSKFKMTTRIAPYPTGYFNLPSQGSSLVNNYVVPYLTAPERAAYDTGDLDVQARWRALPAGNRTTEWDTLSTQLVAGLEGGFGDFEYSGALTYSSNDSDENYPSGWLLREPFVEAVSAGNINVFVPNSEFDDASQAALESTIFSGNWESTKVEVTGVDFRGSMPVFSMSGGDAYIAAGFDYRQTQYTSTLSEAQQNAAILFLSAGSPYDLERDNYGVFTEISLPIIDDLEVTGSLRYDGISGVDDNLFGEKLSGDLNDTTYKISARYQATESLLLRASYGTGFKAPSMLQIGQSRAEFGVTGGKYSCPFPSSDPLAQYCLTGASQYSIFREGDADLKPETSTQYTVGFMFAPSSDFSFGLDYWNVEMEDVVTRLTESQIFADPVLYRDLFTTKTNLATNEEELAIIQAAVNVGKTSNSGIDWTTVLINDLGWGELYTNFSGTYMIESDRSVPGSPDEMTNSMGRFGDDNGVTFRVIAKISATLTHDDFAHTVTANYKSGYQDQFQSADDCAVTKVDAFGDCVDVQLNVPSYTKIDYQSKYFVIDNMSITFGINNLFDVEPSLSLRTGGAGHQVGFDPRYADAYGRTYYLQGDYTF from the coding sequence ATGCATAAGAGTCATTTGATCGCTAAATCAATACGTATCGCACTGATTGGCGGTGTTACCGCGGCTACCTTTGCTGCACCGGTTGTTGTCGCGGCAGAGACAGGAATTGCAGAAGTTGAACGAATAACAGTGACAGGATCTGCGATTAAGCGTACCGATCTTGAAGGTGCATTGCCTATTACCGTTATTTCTAGGGCTGATATCGATCGTTCGGGTGTGACAAATACTGCCGAATTAGTACAACAACTTCCTTCTATGCAAGGCTTTACGACATCTTCTGATTCAGTGGGTGGCGATGGTGGTGGTACTCAAACAGCATCGATACATAATTTAGGTGAAGAGTACACTTTAGTGTTGATAAACGGTCGACGATTAGCACCAGCTGACTCTGGTAGCAGTATTGACGTTAGCTCTATTCCTATTTCGGCAATTGAGCGTGTTGAAGTATTAACAGATGGTGCCTCAGCTTTATATGGCTCAGATGCCATTGCGGGAGTTGTTAATTTCATTATGAAAGAAAACTTCCAAGGGTTTAGTGTTAATGCAAGGTATGACAAACCTGAAGAGGATGGTGGCTCAGGCTATGACGTTGGTTTCACTACTGGTTTTGGTGATATAGATACTGACGGATTTAATGTTATGCTTTCATATAGCCACAATGATAGAGAGCAGTTAAAAGCAACTGACAGAGATTATGCTAGCTCAGGAATTATTCCTTTTAATAATAATGATAGAGATCTGTATTTTTTCAATGGCTCTCCTAATGCTATACCGGCTAATGCGAGGGTGAGGTATGATACTGGTGTTGTCGATCCTGTAACGGGCGATAATGTCATCAATTCCAGAACGTTTAACCCCTATGCTGCTGAAAACGTAAATTGTGCTGTGAATAACTCAGCGATTGGTGAAGAATGTTTTTTTGATTATACGACTACAATTGAAATCGTTCCTGAATCAGTACGTGACAGCGTATTTTTAAGCGGACAAGTCGAATTAACAGATGACTTGCGTCTGTTTGCTGATGCTTCGGTATCAAAATTTAAAATGACTACTCGTATTGCTCCATATCCAACGGGTTATTTTAATTTACCCAGTCAAGGTTCATCTTTGGTCAATAATTATGTTGTTCCTTATTTGACCGCTCCAGAACGCGCCGCCTATGATACCGGTGATTTAGATGTACAGGCACGATGGAGAGCACTTCCAGCAGGTAACAGAACCACAGAATGGGATACCCTGTCGACTCAGCTAGTTGCCGGATTAGAAGGCGGGTTTGGTGATTTTGAATATTCAGGTGCCTTGACTTATTCATCGAATGATTCAGATGAAAATTATCCTTCAGGTTGGTTACTTAGAGAGCCATTTGTTGAAGCTGTAAGCGCTGGTAATATCAATGTTTTTGTTCCTAATTCAGAATTTGATGACGCTTCGCAAGCTGCATTAGAAAGCACAATTTTTAGCGGTAATTGGGAGTCGACAAAAGTTGAAGTTACTGGTGTTGATTTTAGAGGCTCTATGCCTGTTTTTTCAATGAGTGGTGGTGATGCATATATCGCTGCTGGTTTTGATTACCGTCAGACGCAGTACACAAGTACATTATCAGAAGCTCAACAAAATGCAGCTATCTTATTTCTAAGTGCTGGGAGCCCTTATGATCTTGAACGTGATAATTATGGTGTGTTTACCGAGATTTCTTTACCCATTATTGACGATTTAGAGGTCACTGGTTCACTGCGTTATGATGGTATTAGTGGAGTTGATGATAATCTTTTTGGCGAAAAATTAAGTGGCGATCTTAATGACACCACTTATAAAATTAGTGCCCGTTACCAAGCAACGGAAAGTTTATTATTAAGAGCTTCCTATGGTACTGGTTTCAAGGCTCCTTCAATGCTGCAAATTGGACAATCTAGGGCTGAATTCGGTGTCACAGGGGGGAAATATAGTTGCCCATTCCCGAGTAGTGATCCTTTAGCCCAATATTGTTTAACGGGTGCGTCTCAATATAGTATATTTAGAGAAGGCGATGCTGATTTAAAGCCTGAGACATCTACGCAATATACTGTTGGTTTTATGTTCGCGCCTAGTAGCGACTTTTCTTTCGGGCTAGATTATTGGAACGTTGAGATGGAAGATGTTGTTACCCGCTTAACCGAAAGTCAGATATTTGCCGATCCTGTTCTATATCGTGATTTATTTACAACTAAAACAAACTTAGCGACCAACGAAGAAGAGCTTGCGATCATTCAGGCTGCCGTCAATGTTGGTAAAACAAGTAACAGTGGAATAGATTGGACGACGGTTCTAATTAATGATTTAGGTTGGGGAGAATTATATACCAATTTTTCAGGTACATATATGATTGAAAGTGATCGCAGTGTACCGGGTAGCCCTGATGAAATGACAAATAGCATGGGACGCTTTGGTGATGATAATGGGGTGACTTTCAGAGTTATTGCTAAGATTTCTGCAACACTGACCCATGATGATTTTGCACATACTGTCACTGCAAATTATAAGTCTGGTTATCAAGATCAATTTCAATCAGCCGATGATTGTGCGGTAACTAAAGTCGATGCATTTGGTGATTGTGTTGATGTTCAACTGAATGTGCCCTCCTACACTAAAATCGATTACCAGTCAAAATACTTTGTGATAGATAATATGTCTATTACCTTTGGGATTAATAATTTATTTGATGTGGAGCCAAGCTTATCATTACGTACTGGTGGTGCGGGTCATCAGGTGGGTTTCGATCCTCGTTATGCTGATGCATATGGCCGTACATATTACCTACAAGGTGATTATACTTTCTAA
- a CDS encoding TonB-dependent receptor has translation MYNNNLIAKSVRFALMSGVGAAALATPVVLAAEESVAVERITVTGSAIKRTDLEGALPITVISRADIDRSGVTSVPDLIATLPSMQGFTTSSDSVGGGGGGIQSASLRGLGDQYTLVLLNGRRMASADTGGVIDLNQIPLSAIKRVEVLMDGASALYGSDAIAGVVNFILKDDLQETTFDFRGDKPQEQGGESYSFSLSSGFGDIASDGFNLMFAVSHDKQEALKSTDRDFAETGIFDFSHNDTDYTFVKGSTNAGPANAYLNFLQYNTDGSVKKVEIKDEEGNGTGKFKPVTTPREFNPFREENGQCGTDSAPQGSVCTYDYTSTLEINPESSRDNVFVQGIVEINDSVELYSSAAWSSFQMTTRVAPYPTGDFSLDPTTELVANQILPYLTADEAAQLAVDPNYLHSVEAAWRVLPGGNRTDEWDTETINFTTGLRGELSEINYDVAVTYAGAARDQNRITGYPIESTFLPLIKSGDINVFDEFASLTDEQNQMVKDTMYNGGWESTDTSLLSFEGTASTMVAELPAGDMYMAMGGDYREQEFTRRRSQANSDAIILFEAPTNEFDLSRETYGMFVEAIVPVWDTLEITAALRYDSIGAVTDHDRDGLVVNDDVDDTTYKISASYRPNDAWLLRASMGTGFKAATMKQIGSPREDFGVTSGNYVCPTGLRAELVPLCKSGSTQYQVWQAGNSDLQPETSEQMSVGFVYAPTNDFSFGLDYWSVDLENQVTRLTQAQIFSDAVKYDQYFTTKPNRGTGKNDLAITQAAVNVGKSENSGIDWALNMITEFSFGDLKSSFTGTYITESKSLRAGTTDQWDSSLGRFGIDDNVIFDVQAAFNNTLTMGDFAHSLNVTYRSGYEDQLKESSSKLVRLGNDISEVAPDIQLYVPSYWKVDYLTSYDINKNAQVVFGITNLFDKQPPLSLRTSGAGHQVGFDPRYTDVKGRTFYLSGSYTF, from the coding sequence ATGTATAACAATAATCTCATCGCTAAATCGGTGCGCTTCGCATTAATGAGTGGGGTAGGGGCTGCTGCGCTAGCCACGCCAGTCGTGCTCGCTGCTGAAGAGTCAGTAGCAGTCGAAAGAATTACGGTCACAGGGTCTGCGATTAAGCGTACAGATCTTGAAGGTGCGCTGCCTATCACAGTGATCTCAAGGGCTGATATTGATAGATCTGGTGTTACTTCTGTTCCAGATTTAATTGCAACACTTCCATCTATGCAAGGCTTTACTACATCATCAGACTCTGTTGGTGGCGGAGGTGGTGGCATTCAGTCTGCTTCATTACGTGGTTTAGGTGACCAATATACTTTGGTATTATTAAATGGCCGCAGAATGGCATCTGCAGATACTGGTGGGGTTATTGATCTTAATCAAATACCTCTTTCTGCGATAAAGCGAGTGGAAGTATTGATGGATGGTGCTTCTGCTTTGTATGGTTCTGATGCTATTGCTGGTGTTGTTAACTTTATTTTGAAAGATGATCTTCAAGAAACAACATTTGATTTTCGCGGTGATAAACCACAAGAACAAGGTGGAGAAAGTTACAGTTTTAGCTTAAGCAGTGGTTTCGGTGATATTGCCTCTGATGGCTTTAACCTGATGTTTGCAGTGAGTCATGATAAGCAAGAAGCTCTTAAATCTACAGATCGTGACTTTGCTGAGACAGGTATTTTTGATTTTTCTCATAATGATACTGATTATACTTTTGTTAAAGGTTCAACAAACGCTGGTCCTGCCAACGCTTATTTGAACTTCTTGCAATATAATACAGACGGTAGTGTTAAAAAGGTGGAAATAAAAGATGAGGAAGGTAATGGGACCGGAAAATTTAAGCCGGTTACCACGCCTCGTGAGTTTAATCCATTTAGAGAAGAAAATGGTCAATGTGGTACAGATAGTGCACCTCAAGGTTCAGTGTGTACATATGATTACACAAGTACACTAGAAATAAACCCTGAAAGTAGCCGTGACAATGTTTTTGTACAAGGGATTGTTGAAATTAATGATTCAGTTGAGCTTTATTCAAGTGCAGCTTGGTCTTCATTCCAAATGACAACAAGGGTTGCGCCTTATCCAACGGGGGATTTTTCACTTGATCCTACAACTGAGTTAGTGGCTAATCAAATTTTACCTTATTTAACGGCAGATGAAGCGGCTCAATTAGCCGTTGATCCTAATTATTTACATAGTGTTGAAGCTGCTTGGCGTGTACTACCTGGCGGTAATCGTACCGACGAATGGGATACTGAAACGATCAATTTTACTACTGGTTTACGTGGTGAGTTGAGTGAAATCAACTATGATGTTGCAGTCACCTATGCGGGTGCAGCACGTGATCAAAATCGTATTACTGGTTACCCGATTGAATCGACCTTTTTACCATTGATCAAATCTGGTGATATCAATGTATTTGATGAATTTGCTAGTTTAACAGATGAACAAAACCAAATGGTAAAAGATACCATGTATAATGGTGGCTGGGAGAGTACTGACACAAGTCTACTTTCTTTTGAAGGTACAGCCTCTACAATGGTTGCTGAACTTCCTGCTGGAGATATGTATATGGCTATGGGGGGGGATTATCGTGAGCAAGAGTTTACACGCCGTCGTTCGCAAGCTAACTCGGATGCTATCATCCTGTTTGAAGCCCCCACTAATGAATTTGATTTATCTCGTGAAACCTACGGCATGTTTGTAGAGGCTATTGTTCCTGTATGGGATACTTTAGAAATAACTGCTGCTCTACGCTATGACAGTATTGGTGCAGTTACCGATCATGATCGTGATGGCCTTGTAGTTAATGATGATGTTGATGATACAACATATAAAATAAGTGCTTCGTACCGGCCAAATGATGCATGGTTATTAAGGGCTTCAATGGGAACGGGCTTTAAAGCGGCAACAATGAAGCAAATAGGTTCGCCACGTGAAGACTTTGGTGTGACATCGGGTAACTATGTATGTCCAACCGGTTTAAGGGCTGAATTGGTTCCCTTATGTAAATCTGGAAGCACTCAATATCAAGTATGGCAAGCAGGTAATTCAGATTTACAACCTGAAACATCAGAACAAATGTCAGTAGGTTTTGTTTATGCACCGACTAATGACTTTAGTTTTGGCTTAGATTATTGGAGTGTGGATCTTGAAAATCAAGTAACCCGTTTAACTCAAGCTCAAATTTTTAGTGATGCAGTTAAATATGATCAATATTTCACCACGAAACCCAATCGAGGTACAGGTAAGAATGATTTAGCTATTACTCAAGCTGCTGTTAATGTAGGAAAGTCTGAAAATAGCGGTATAGATTGGGCGTTGAACATGATCACCGAATTTAGCTTTGGTGACTTAAAATCTTCATTTACAGGAACTTACATTACTGAAAGTAAGAGTTTACGTGCAGGGACAACAGATCAGTGGGATAGTAGCTTAGGTCGATTTGGTATCGATGATAACGTTATATTTGATGTTCAAGCGGCGTTTAATAATACGTTAACCATGGGGGATTTTGCACATTCGCTCAATGTTACTTATAGAAGCGGTTATGAAGATCAGCTTAAAGAATCGTCTAGTAAATTGGTTCGTTTAGGTAATGATATATCTGAAGTTGCACCAGATATACAGCTGTATGTACCGTCGTATTGGAAAGTTGATTATCTAACGAGTTATGACATCAATAAGAATGCACAAGTCGTTTTTGGTATTACCAATTTATTTGATAAACAACCACCATTATCATTACGTACATCAGGAGCTGGACACCAAGTTGGCTTCGATCCTCGTTATACTGATGTTAAAGGTCGTACATTCTATCTCAGTGGTAGTTATACCTTTTAA
- the iscA gene encoding iron-sulfur cluster assembly protein IscA: MAISMTPAAAERVKGFLDSRGKGIGLRLALKTSGCSGMAYIIEFVDDLNADDEVYNIDGVNIIIDAKSFIYLQGIELDFVKEGLNEGFQFNNPNAKGECGCGESFTV, from the coding sequence ATGGCTATTTCAATGACCCCCGCTGCTGCTGAACGTGTTAAAGGCTTTCTAGATAGCCGTGGGAAGGGAATTGGCTTACGATTAGCGCTCAAAACATCAGGGTGTTCTGGGATGGCTTACATCATAGAATTTGTTGATGATTTGAACGCTGATGATGAAGTCTATAACATTGATGGTGTGAACATTATTATCGATGCGAAAAGTTTTATTTATCTTCAGGGTATTGAGCTAGATTTTGTTAAAGAAGGACTCAATGAAGGTTTTCAGTTTAACAACCCCAATGCAAAAGGGGAGTGTGGCTGTGGTGAAAGCTTCACGGTCTAA
- the hscA gene encoding Fe-S protein assembly chaperone HscA encodes MALLQIAEPGQSAAPHQRRLAVGIDLGTTNSLVAAVRSGVANTLPDDKGHHSLPSVVRYTAANIDVGVDAELHSAQDPQNTIMSVKRFMGRSLSDIQSGVQDLPYQLESSENGLPLFVTKQGKVNPIQVSAEILKPLISRAEKTLAGELEGVVITVPAYFDDAQRQGTKDAAGLLGVKVLRLLNEPTAAAIAYGLDSAQEGIIAIYDLGGGTFDISILRLHKGVFEVLATGGDSALGGDDFDHLLHHYLSNQWQLDSVSATLSRQLLIESRKVKETLTSHDHAIAILNLADGTQLSHKITKSTFETLIQPLVKKTVSSCRRALRDAGIKIEEVLDIVMVGGSTRVPLVREKVEDFFEKKPLTSIDPDRVVAIGAAIQADILVGNTPESDLLLLDVLPLSLGIETMGGLVEKVVSRNTTIPVAKAQEFTTFKDGQTAMAFHVVQGERELVDDCRSLARFTLKGIPPLAAGAAHIRVTFQVDADGLLSVTAMEKSTGVQSSIQVKPSFGLTDEEIGAMLKDSMAHGKEDIIRRMLAEQKVEAARVLETLNAALQKDSALLSEDERSLIEQAMARLATISRQDDADAIAKAIEVVDASTQDFAAKRMDNSIRLALTGQSVDSI; translated from the coding sequence ATGGCCCTATTGCAGATCGCAGAGCCTGGACAGAGTGCTGCTCCACACCAACGACGACTCGCCGTTGGTATTGATTTAGGCACGACTAACTCTTTAGTTGCCGCTGTTCGCAGTGGCGTTGCTAACACCTTACCCGACGATAAAGGGCATCATTCTTTGCCTTCTGTTGTTAGGTACACAGCAGCGAATATTGACGTTGGTGTTGATGCAGAATTACATTCTGCTCAGGACCCACAAAATACCATCATGTCAGTGAAACGCTTCATGGGGCGAAGTCTGAGTGATATTCAATCTGGTGTTCAAGATTTACCTTATCAACTTGAGAGTAGCGAGAATGGTTTGCCGTTGTTTGTGACTAAACAAGGTAAGGTTAATCCAATCCAGGTTTCTGCTGAAATTTTGAAACCATTAATTTCTCGTGCAGAAAAAACCTTAGCGGGTGAGTTAGAAGGCGTAGTGATCACGGTGCCTGCATATTTTGACGACGCTCAACGTCAAGGGACGAAAGATGCCGCTGGCTTGTTAGGCGTTAAAGTGCTTAGATTATTGAACGAACCAACTGCAGCTGCCATCGCTTATGGTTTAGATTCTGCTCAAGAAGGGATTATTGCAATCTATGATCTTGGTGGCGGAACATTTGATATATCTATTTTACGCTTGCACAAAGGGGTTTTCGAAGTATTAGCCACTGGTGGCGATTCTGCGTTGGGTGGAGATGATTTTGATCATTTGTTGCATCATTATTTGTCAAATCAATGGCAACTTGATTCTGTGTCAGCAACATTAAGTCGGCAACTTTTGATTGAGTCTAGAAAGGTAAAAGAAACCCTAACGAGCCATGATCATGCCATTGCGATATTGAATTTGGCCGATGGTACTCAGTTAAGCCATAAAATCACTAAATCAACATTTGAGACGTTAATCCAGCCGTTGGTTAAAAAAACCGTGAGCAGTTGTCGACGAGCACTTCGCGATGCAGGCATAAAAATCGAAGAAGTGTTAGACATTGTGATGGTCGGGGGCTCTACACGTGTGCCGCTAGTACGAGAGAAGGTTGAAGATTTTTTTGAGAAGAAACCTTTAACGTCAATCGATCCTGATAGAGTCGTGGCCATTGGCGCTGCGATCCAAGCCGACATTCTTGTGGGTAACACACCAGAATCTGATTTATTACTGCTTGATGTGCTTCCTTTGTCATTAGGTATTGAGACAATGGGAGGGCTCGTTGAGAAAGTCGTATCACGAAACACGACAATCCCTGTCGCTAAAGCACAGGAGTTTACCACCTTTAAAGATGGTCAAACTGCAATGGCATTTCATGTGGTGCAAGGAGAACGTGAACTGGTTGATGACTGCCGCTCTTTAGCGAGGTTTACCCTTAAAGGGATCCCGCCTTTGGCTGCGGGTGCTGCACATATTCGTGTGACCTTTCAAGTTGATGCTGATGGCTTGTTAAGCGTGACTGCCATGGAAAAGTCGACGGGAGTTCAATCAAGTATTCAAGTTAAACCGTCTTTCGGTTTAACCGATGAAGAGATTGGCGCTATGCTCAAAGACTCTATGGCTCATGGCAAAGAAGACATCATTAGACGCATGCTTGCAGAGCAAAAAGTAGAGGCGGCTAGAGTGCTAGAAACCTTAAATGCTGCACTGCAAAAAGATTCAGCACTCTTGTCTGAAGATGAACGTAGTTTGATTGAGCAAGCGATGGCAAGGTTGGCAACAATAAGTCGTCAAGATGACGCTGACGCAATAGCGAAAGCGATTGAAGTTGTTGATGCGAGTACACAAGATTTTGCAGCCAAGCGCATGGATAATTCAATCCGATTGGCATTAACAGGCCAATCCGTTGACAGTATTTAA